One genomic segment of Erythrolamprus reginae isolate rEryReg1 chromosome 2, rEryReg1.hap1, whole genome shotgun sequence includes these proteins:
- the LOC139159891 gene encoding zinc finger protein 774-like: MKHQRTHTGVKPSECPECEKDFSDNSSLAQHQRTHTGEKPFECPDCGKRFGRNSQLVRHQRTHTGDKPFECPDCGKRFGQNSNMVRHQRTHTGEKSFECPDCGKGFSENSNMVRHQRTHTGEKPFECADCGKSFSSSSNLVKHQRTHTGEKPFECPDCGKSFSENSSLVIHQRIHTGEKSFECPDCGKGFSENCNLVKHQRTHTGERPFQCSDCGKSFSQCSNLVRHQRTHTGEKPFECPDCGKSFSENSSLVTHQRTHTGENVL; the protein is encoded by the coding sequence atgaaacaccagagaactcacacaggagtgaAACCCTCTGAATGTCCTGAATGTGAGAAAGATTTTAGTGACAATTCCAGCCTGgcgcaacaccagaggactcacacaggagagaaaccctttgaatgtcctgattgtggaaaaagattTGGTCGGAATTCCCAGCTGGtcagacaccagaggactcacacaggagacaaaccctttgaatgtcccgatTGTGGAAAAAGATTTGGTCAGAATTCCAAcatggtgagacaccagaggactcacacaggagagaaatcctttgaatgtcctgactgtgggaaaggttttagtgagaattccaacatggtgagacaccagaggactcacacaggagagaaaccctttgaatgtgctgactgtgggaaaagttttagttcaagttccaacctggtgaaacaccagaggactcacacaggggagaaaccttttgaatgtcctgactgtggaaaaagctttagtgagaattccagcctagtgatacaccagaggattcacacaggagagaaatcctttgaatgtcctgactgtgggaaaggttttagtgagaattgtaacctggtgaaacaccagaggactcacacaggagagagacCCTTTCAAtgttctgactgtgggaaaagttttagtcaatgttccaacctggtgagacaccagaggactcacacaggggagaaaccttttgaatgtcctgactgtggaaaaagctttagtgagaattccagcctagtgacacaccagagaactcacacaggagagaatgTCCTTTGA